CATCACCTCTGAGAATGGAGGTGTGTGTGTTGCAGGCTGCTTATTGCACTTTGACCTTGTCGGCGACCGCTTGGCGCAGTTGATCAAGCGTCATGGCATATTCAAGGCCGCCGCTTTCCTCGACGCTGAGAGTGCTGACACGGAACCCGATGCGATCCGCAGTGATATTGGCGTCGTCCGCGACGTCCACATAGACCAGATGTTCAGCGCCCATGGCGCCTTCATTGGCGTAAACGGTGCCGATTTCCAGATCGTCAACCGAAGTCACGATCGCGCCTTCATCCGCCGCGGCCACGATGTTTTCCACCTTGGTGCGGTCGGCCGCGG
Above is a genomic segment from Roseovarius bejariae containing:
- a CDS encoding phosphoribosylglycinamide synthetase, producing the protein MTIRHFAIVTALTSATAMAAHAAKTDTTNIYDDNGDRQQTQETMGDATVDTEGNVTAPFSGDISKPEMTAADRTKVENIVAAADEGAIVTSVDDLEIGTVYANEGAMGAEHLVYVDVADDANITADRIGFRVSTLSVEESGGLEYAMTLDQLRQAVADKVKVQ